One window of Silvimonas iriomotensis genomic DNA carries:
- a CDS encoding DUF423 domain-containing protein gives MNDRHMLLAGAANMFIAVGAGAFGAHGLKTVLTPDMLAIWQTGVTYQASHGLGLLLLSALWTRFSVTLLSRAALLMLLGVVLFSGSLYALALTGIRPLGAITPFGGLCFLLAWATLVMAGWRRRG, from the coding sequence TTGAACGATCGTCATATGTTGCTGGCCGGTGCGGCCAATATGTTCATTGCGGTGGGCGCCGGCGCGTTCGGCGCGCATGGGCTTAAAACGGTGCTGACGCCTGACATGCTGGCGATCTGGCAAACCGGCGTCACCTACCAGGCCAGCCACGGTCTGGGCCTGTTGTTGCTCAGCGCATTGTGGACGCGCTTTTCCGTGACGTTGCTGTCTCGCGCCGCGTTGCTCATGCTGCTGGGCGTGGTGCTGTTCAGTGGCAGTCTTTACGCCCTGGCGCTGACCGGTATCCGGCCGCTGGGTGCGATCACTCCCTTTGGTGGCCTGTGCTTTTTGCTGGCTTGGGCCACGCTGGTGATGGCGGGCTGGCGGCGGCGCGGCTGA
- a CDS encoding AAA family ATPase translates to MLIVFGGLPGTGKTTLARLLAREIQAVYVRVDTLEQALVRAFPAGTEIGAAGYTVAHAVTAENLSTGMTVVVDAVNALAFIRQIWRDLAAEANSALFEVECICSDATIHQKRVEERAANIPGHAQPTWQEVQVREYEPWQAPHQQIDMAFNSPQAALALLLAQLKATHAPSEPIWQD, encoded by the coding sequence ATGCTGATTGTATTTGGCGGCCTGCCCGGCACCGGCAAAACCACCCTCGCCCGACTGCTGGCCCGTGAAATCCAGGCAGTTTATGTGCGGGTCGATACCCTGGAACAGGCACTAGTCCGGGCGTTCCCGGCGGGCACAGAGATTGGCGCGGCGGGCTACACCGTGGCGCATGCCGTGACCGCAGAGAATCTCTCGACCGGCATGACGGTCGTGGTTGATGCAGTCAATGCGCTGGCGTTTATCCGGCAAATCTGGCGCGATCTGGCCGCTGAAGCGAACAGCGCACTGTTTGAAGTGGAATGCATCTGTTCAGATGCCACCATCCACCAGAAACGTGTTGAAGAGCGCGCGGCGAATATTCCGGGACACGCGCAGCCCACCTGGCAAGAAGTTCAAGTGCGCGAATACGAGCCATGGCAGGCGCCACATCAACAAATCGACATGGCGTTCAACAGCCCGCAAGCGGCGCTGGCCTTGCTGCTGGCGCAACTGAAAGCCACACACGCGCCATCAGAGCCCATCTGGCAGGATTAA
- the folE gene encoding GTP cyclohydrolase I: MPKKGSEYAAARPDAVSQRIRARITKAKARFHANDNIAAFIKEGELDELQAEVQEKLRGVLESLVIDTDSDHNTQDTARRVAKMFIKEVFHGRYQPMPAVTEFPNIERLNELMIVGPITVRSACSHHLCPIIGKVWVGIMPNEHSNLIGLSKYVRLIEWVMSRPQIQEEAVTQVADLLQERLQPDGLAIVMEADHFCMHWRGVKDVDAKMTNSVMRGAFLKDATLRREFLALMHR; the protein is encoded by the coding sequence ATGCCCAAAAAAGGATCGGAATACGCTGCAGCCAGGCCAGACGCGGTTTCGCAACGCATCCGTGCCCGCATCACCAAGGCCAAAGCCCGCTTCCACGCCAACGACAACATCGCCGCCTTCATCAAGGAAGGTGAACTGGACGAACTGCAGGCAGAAGTGCAGGAAAAACTGCGCGGCGTACTGGAAAGCCTGGTGATCGATACCGACAGCGATCACAACACGCAAGACACCGCCCGGCGCGTGGCCAAGATGTTCATCAAGGAAGTCTTCCACGGCCGCTATCAGCCCATGCCGGCGGTGACCGAGTTCCCCAATATTGAACGCCTGAACGAATTGATGATCGTCGGCCCGATCACCGTACGCAGCGCGTGCTCGCACCACCTGTGCCCGATCATTGGCAAGGTCTGGGTCGGCATCATGCCCAATGAACACTCCAATCTGATTGGCCTGTCCAAATACGTCCGCCTGATTGAATGGGTGATGAGCCGCCCGCAAATCCAGGAAGAAGCCGTGACCCAGGTGGCTGACTTGCTGCAAGAACGGCTGCAGCCCGATGGCCTTGCCATCGTGATGGAAGCCGATCACTTTTGCATGCACTGGCGTGGCGTGAAGGATGTCGACGCCAAGATGACCAACAGCGTGATGCGCGGCGCCTTCCTGAAAGACGCCACCCTGCGCCGCGAGTTTCTGGCGCTGATGCACCGCTAA
- a CDS encoding LacI family DNA-binding transcriptional regulator has protein sequence MSVNIRDLARAAGVSVGTVSRALKQQPGLSADTRARIVQLAQEMGYDQGRLRRDPIRKVLCLLHPAHGDPLANPFYSEVIAGAQHFCREHQLTCTVQSLAPGKPVKRQVMQYEPDALLCLGFFEPETLAVLQSLGKPHVLSDMNAPGWPAVNTDNQQGAWLATRHLIDSGRKRIAFLSGSLAHYSIRLRERGYRQALFDAGVLADPALEALIPPGMDIADGAPLAMRELLALPNPPDAVFAYNDATAIAAMRVCREAGLRIPQDIAFVGFDDLGAAAHVTPPLTTLAVDKASLGYEAMSLLLDQETQAQRLLPVKLIVRESSAT, from the coding sequence TTGTCGGTCAATATTCGTGATCTCGCCCGCGCTGCGGGCGTTTCAGTTGGCACCGTATCCCGCGCGCTGAAACAACAGCCCGGGCTCTCGGCCGACACGCGTGCGCGCATTGTGCAGCTGGCGCAGGAAATGGGTTACGACCAGGGCCGTTTGCGCCGCGATCCGATCCGCAAAGTCTTGTGCCTGCTGCACCCCGCGCATGGCGATCCGCTGGCCAACCCGTTTTACTCAGAGGTCATTGCCGGCGCACAACACTTCTGCCGTGAACACCAGCTGACCTGTACGGTGCAATCTCTCGCGCCGGGCAAGCCAGTCAAGCGCCAGGTCATGCAATACGAGCCAGACGCCCTGCTGTGCCTGGGTTTTTTTGAGCCGGAAACCCTGGCCGTACTGCAAAGCCTGGGCAAGCCCCATGTGCTGTCTGACATGAACGCGCCAGGCTGGCCGGCCGTGAATACCGACAACCAGCAAGGCGCCTGGCTGGCAACGCGCCATTTGATCGACAGCGGCCGCAAGCGCATCGCATTTTTGTCGGGTTCGCTGGCGCATTACTCCATCCGCCTGCGGGAACGCGGCTATCGCCAGGCTTTGTTTGATGCCGGTGTACTGGCCGACCCCGCGCTGGAAGCCTTGATCCCGCCCGGCATGGATATTGCCGACGGCGCGCCCCTGGCCATGCGTGAATTGCTGGCGCTCCCCAATCCGCCCGACGCCGTGTTTGCCTACAACGACGCCACCGCCATCGCCGCCATGCGGGTTTGCAGGGAAGCCGGGCTGCGCATTCCGCAAGACATTGCGTTTGTGGGCTTTGATGATCTGGGCGCCGCAGCCCACGTCACGCCACCCCTGACCACGCTGGCGGTCGACAAGGCCAGCCTGGGCTACGAGGCCATGAGTTTGCTGCTGGATCAAGAGACCCAGGCGCAACGCCTGTTGCCGGTCAAACTGATCGTGCGTGAAAGCAGCGCGACGTAA
- a CDS encoding beta-galactosidase yields MTTLVFLDAHFAHTGTLPGLHATLEALPDAVHHPDAASLTKALHKAGTGDVLVHLHGAFVPRAAWAAISTFVQRGGSLVSVGRNAFSQPVDVDGQTTSQAALFRDLDIHEIMAVDTSSAVTHSAGASHGWLAQYTHLFGPTGDTDGFVLMPTKHKDQPADSGSAGPMDARIYPLVQAHDAAGHAIASPVVLIERLRGASAGARQIFVNITPDTAFWRDGGLELVALLAKHASAGVTEWWLKPDFSCYEPGETATLTLQGEALGVQRQQPWQAQISITHGTVPVWDHVVSLTPVDGVMQARITLPFAVQAGQYRIEAQLRTHGETITLQQGFWGRDEALLRAGAPLKAGRDYFERDGTAMPIVGMTYMASDVHRKFLQLPNVATWDADMATLAGMGVNYLRTGIWSAWRHVMFVDGHASEAVLRAIDAFILTAASHGLETCFTFFAFTPEAWEGGNPWLDPRSRAAQKRFLRAVASRHTHTTHVHWDLINEPSLFDPARIFVGPRTLRDPHEISAFRHWLQQRDPDITTWQARWDVSPAQLPDWQAVLPPQPEEVGFNNTEILPKQHGIWLDYSLFTQAMHAQWASDLAGALRALTPHLMVCVGQDEALGQQRPQPFFYADAVDYTTVHSWWLNDALAWDSLFSKTPGKPNLIQETGIMHVERPDGRSRRNEAELQALLERKYAYAYACGNAGAVQWIWNINYHMDNINESHIGACRADGSLKPEAMVTPQFGRFFADLPLAFAERPLPQTAVIYPFSNDYSNRRSALDATQQLARSCFFELGLPLRAVSDLDLDSLFADVPRLILLPCPNNLHTRTWQALEQLLAGHDVTILLTGPATLDEYWRPTSRIGFADASVRNLSREETLILGQQTLRASFGGEAIGRLSSGAQAGEVAQVVQTPHGKGRILWCPLPLELNQRTDTLEAVYREALQVSGVSLPWQWRDTAPAGVFLQKQVFGNGALWIAVSETSQDMPLAWLDVACGRTYRTRLAAGRALLIATDASGEVLRTLAGHPVSCD; encoded by the coding sequence ATGACCACCCTCGTCTTTCTTGATGCCCACTTTGCCCACACCGGCACCCTGCCCGGACTGCACGCCACCCTGGAGGCCCTGCCGGATGCCGTACACCACCCGGATGCCGCCAGCCTGACCAAAGCATTGCACAAGGCCGGCACGGGCGACGTACTGGTGCATCTGCATGGCGCGTTCGTTCCGCGCGCGGCATGGGCGGCGATCAGCACTTTTGTGCAGCGTGGCGGCAGTCTCGTCAGTGTCGGGCGCAATGCGTTTTCGCAACCGGTAGATGTCGATGGACAGACCACATCCCAGGCCGCCTTGTTCAGGGATCTGGATATCCACGAAATCATGGCGGTGGATACAAGCAGCGCAGTGACGCACAGCGCAGGCGCAAGCCACGGCTGGCTGGCGCAATACACCCATCTGTTCGGGCCAACCGGTGACACCGATGGCTTTGTGCTCATGCCCACAAAGCACAAAGATCAACCCGCCGATTCCGGTTCTGCCGGCCCTATGGATGCGCGGATTTACCCGCTGGTGCAGGCGCATGATGCTGCGGGCCACGCCATCGCCAGCCCGGTGGTGCTGATTGAACGCTTGCGCGGGGCCAGCGCGGGCGCCAGGCAGATTTTCGTCAACATCACCCCGGACACCGCTTTCTGGCGTGATGGCGGGCTTGAACTAGTGGCTTTGCTGGCAAAACACGCCAGCGCGGGCGTGACTGAGTGGTGGCTCAAACCCGACTTTTCTTGCTACGAACCCGGCGAAACCGCCACGCTGACCCTGCAGGGCGAAGCATTGGGCGTGCAGCGGCAACAGCCATGGCAAGCACAGATCAGCATCACGCACGGCACCGTCCCCGTGTGGGACCACGTCGTGAGCCTCACGCCGGTAGATGGCGTCATGCAGGCGCGCATCACCCTGCCGTTTGCGGTGCAAGCCGGTCAGTACCGGATTGAGGCCCAACTGCGCACGCATGGTGAAACCATTACGCTGCAACAAGGCTTCTGGGGCCGCGATGAGGCCTTGCTGCGTGCGGGCGCGCCGCTCAAGGCCGGGCGGGATTACTTTGAACGTGATGGCACAGCCATGCCCATTGTCGGCATGACTTACATGGCCAGCGACGTGCATCGCAAGTTCCTGCAATTGCCCAACGTGGCCACCTGGGACGCCGACATGGCCACGCTGGCCGGCATGGGCGTCAATTACCTGCGCACCGGCATCTGGAGCGCCTGGCGCCACGTCATGTTTGTCGATGGCCACGCCAGTGAAGCCGTCTTGCGCGCCATTGATGCATTCATCCTGACCGCCGCCAGCCACGGCCTGGAAACCTGCTTCACCTTTTTTGCTTTTACCCCGGAAGCCTGGGAAGGCGGCAACCCGTGGCTGGACCCGCGTTCACGCGCCGCGCAAAAGCGCTTTTTGCGGGCCGTGGCCAGCCGGCACACCCACACCACCCATGTACATTGGGATTTGATCAACGAACCCTCGCTGTTTGATCCGGCCCGTATTTTTGTCGGCCCGCGCACCCTGCGCGACCCGCACGAGATCAGCGCATTCCGTCACTGGTTGCAGCAACGCGACCCGGACATCACTACCTGGCAGGCGCGCTGGGACGTCAGCCCGGCCCAGTTGCCGGACTGGCAGGCCGTACTACCACCGCAGCCGGAAGAAGTCGGCTTCAACAACACGGAAATCCTGCCCAAACAACACGGCATCTGGCTGGATTACAGCCTGTTCACGCAAGCCATGCATGCGCAATGGGCCAGTGATCTGGCCGGAGCTTTGCGCGCACTCACCCCGCACCTTATGGTCTGCGTGGGTCAGGATGAAGCACTAGGACAACAACGGCCGCAGCCGTTCTTCTACGCCGACGCGGTGGATTACACCACCGTGCACAGCTGGTGGCTCAATGACGCCCTGGCGTGGGACAGCCTGTTCAGCAAAACGCCGGGCAAGCCGAACCTGATCCAGGAAACCGGCATCATGCATGTCGAACGCCCGGACGGCCGCTCGCGTCGCAACGAAGCCGAACTGCAGGCGCTGCTGGAACGCAAATATGCCTACGCCTATGCCTGCGGCAATGCCGGCGCTGTCCAGTGGATCTGGAACATCAACTACCACATGGACAACATCAACGAGTCGCACATCGGCGCATGCCGGGCAGATGGCTCGCTGAAACCCGAGGCCATGGTCACGCCGCAATTCGGCCGCTTTTTTGCCGACTTGCCCCTGGCTTTTGCAGAGCGACCCTTGCCGCAAACCGCCGTCATCTACCCGTTCAGCAACGACTACAGCAACCGCCGCTCCGCACTGGACGCCACCCAGCAACTGGCCCGCAGCTGTTTCTTTGAACTGGGCCTGCCGTTGCGCGCGGTGAGCGATCTGGACCTGGACAGCCTGTTTGCTGACGTCCCCAGACTTATCCTGCTGCCCTGCCCGAACAATCTGCATACCCGCACCTGGCAAGCGCTGGAGCAACTACTGGCCGGGCATGACGTCACAATCTTGCTGACTGGCCCCGCCACGCTGGATGAATACTGGCGGCCCACATCCCGCATTGGTTTTGCCGACGCCAGCGTGCGCAACCTGAGCCGGGAAGAAACCCTGATACTGGGCCAGCAGACGCTGCGCGCCAGCTTTGGCGGCGAGGCCATTGGCCGGCTCAGCAGCGGCGCACAAGCAGGCGAAGTGGCGCAGGTTGTGCAGACCCCGCACGGCAAAGGCCGTATTTTGTGGTGCCCGTTGCCGCTGGAACTGAACCAGCGCACCGACACCCTGGAAGCCGTCTACCGCGAGGCACTGCAAGTCAGTGGCGTCAGTCTGCCCTGGCAATGGCGCGACACAGCGCCGGCCGGTGTGTTCCTGCAAAAACAGGTATTTGGCAACGGCGCGCTGTGGATTGCGGTGAGCGAAACCAGCCAGGATATGCCGCTAGCCTGGCTTGATGTTGCCTGCGGACGCACATACCGCACCAGGCTGGCCGCAGGCCGGGCACTATTGATTGCCACGGATGCCTCTGGAGAAGTGCTGCGCACACTGGCCGGCCACCCTGTCAGTTGTGACTGA